Sequence from the Equus asinus isolate D_3611 breed Donkey chromosome 5, EquAss-T2T_v2, whole genome shotgun sequence genome:
ttttcattttccagagagaaaggaataaaataataatagtctgCAAAAAAACCTGCATTAATTACGAGAATTATTAATGTTCCTTTCTTAACCAGATTGTTTAGCTGTTTAATTTCCTAATtatctattctttttgtttttgccttcagagttttaccattttatttgAGAGTTTGGCCTTAAATTATTTTGGCTGTGTCTTACATGAGGTTTTTAAGGACCTTGGAAATGATCTAGTCTGAACAACGACCCACTGCCTGAGTCCTCTACCTGGCTGCCAGTGGGGTCCTCCATCCTGTTTGAAAGCCTCCAGTGAAGGGACAGACTCGCTCCTCAGGAGGTACCTGAATCTTTAGATGGCAGAACCTTAAAGTTAGCTATTTGCTTGAACTAAATCAGACACATGCAATTACAAGGAAGTGAACCAGTAAGTTAAGGCGTAGATactggattttcttcatattttccaatAACATGTTAAAAGAAGTATCACCAAAAATATTCTAGCTTTTTCTCCaggttataattattttaataggaTAAACACATGTATTTTTTGATCATTTAATTATTTAACGATAAATGGAAAggataaattgtttttattaggGTTAGGAGAAGCTGGAAAGAGTGGGTTGCCCAGCCATCCTTTGCCTCTTCCTTTCTAGtctagaaacagaaaatttccTTCAGCACCTAAATGACTTTTGTTCTTCTGCTTTGTTGGGAATGGGATCCCTCTCTCTACTGAGGCAGCTACAATTATTAAGATATGGGTTTATCCCTTCAGCAGGTGGGGTAAATCAAGTCGTTTAAGTATCAGCTGTAAGCTGTAAGTTAAGTATCTGCTTTTACCCAGAAATCAACTTCCTGCTCTGAGTTTCCTAAAGCCGGGAATGGTTTGCTGTCAGCCCTGAAACAGGAATACTACGAAGGGTTTTCTGTCGAATGCTTATGTCACGCTCAATTCTTCCTCAGCAGTTAAGGATCTATTTTGGTGACAATTACTAGAAATAAATGCAAGAGAATGAATTAGAAGTTGTAGTCCTGATGTCCCAGATCTACACATTTGACTATATTGAactacagaaaggtagactttAAGAAAAGTCTACCAAAAACCTAATGGTAGGAAATTACCCTAATTTACTCATTTTACCCTATTAATCATTAGCATATTAATCTAGTCTAACACACAGTTGATGccagttaatattttattaagtcCCCTGAACTAAGGTAGGCTTAGACTTGATGGATTTCCTAGCAGTATCATTAGTATAGCCTCattatccttcagatattatGTAGTTAAAAGTTAAAATGCCCAATCTTAAGGACTGTGTATGTACGACCCCAACTTCAACTGGAAAACAATGAGCATGCTTTTCTTCTAGAAAAACCATAAAACACAAAGTCCTGAAGGTTAGCTAGCCTTTCAGGCAGGCATCTTCCACCAGTGCACTGACCCAATTACTAGTCTCTTAAAGCTGCTGTGTTTGGAAATGTGGATGCTATTAAGGCTCTTCCATCATATTATACTTTACTCAGCTAGTAATTATGAATATGAGCTCAGCTCTGCAGAAAACAGAACGGAACGGTCAGCAGTCATACTCTGTGAGCCTGTTCCCCTGGTGTCCAGAGAAGAGAATAGTATTACAGTGTCCTTCAGCCAGCCTTTGCTGGTTTTCCGAATATTAGGCATGACTCTCAGAAACTTTCCATAACTCCAGGTGTAAATCTCTAAGCTTTAAAGTTTAGCATCTAAAAACCTCACAATGGAAGTCGTCTTTAGAGTCTGTGATTCAAGAATCATAAACAATATGTGTAATGAAGCAAGGATTTCAGTGCTATGGGGAATTAAAATTTGATTAGGGTTTTGAAACTGAGCAACTTGTTTACTCCTAATTTCACTTGAGCAGATCAAAATCCTGGTCCACATGGGACTCGACAATTGCTCTGCATAATATCACAGAAAAAGGAATTCCCCCCTCATTTAACCATTATTCACGgttatttctgtgggaaattaCTGAGGAATAGGGAAACATAACAATTATACACAAAATACATATCAACACATACAGATCTGTCTCCGAACAAAGTCCAGGTCCTGTGACGCTGAAGGTCCTTGTAGTAGCTGAGGCCAGCAGGCTGCAGGCCCGGCACCAGCACTGCTGACTGCATTTGGTTTGAAATAAACCTGAAGCTCTCATCCATGAAAAGAATCATAACAAATTAGTATTAACTTACTAATTAAAAATACCATAGGTATTTTATAACAGCAGGTTCAAGTGTAACTTTTATAAGCATGTCAGCATGATGTCTGTTTACTAGCatgacatttgtttttaaattaattttagctAAAACATGAGGCATAATCATTTTGCTCTCTGAACACAACgttaaaaatttgcttttaatatgaaggaaatattttttacattagaCAATTTATATCAAAATAACCTGAAATAAGATGTTATTCCAAATTCTTAAATACGTAGCCTttagctttttttaaagattggcacctgagccaacatctgttgccaatcttctctttctccctttttcttcttcttcctctccccaaagccccccagtacacaggtGCATACTCCAGTTGCGGGTTCCTCTGGTCGTGCCATTCGGGACACAGCCCCAGCATGGccggatgagcagtgccacatccgtgcccaggatccaaaccagcgaaacctggggccaccaaagcagagcacaggaactccaccacttggccactggaccggccccacCTTTAgctattttaaatcaaagaaagGGAGACAAGGGCAGAACAACTTCCAAGCACATAATGAAGGTGGAAGGAAAGCTCAGTGGCTGCATTGAGTACCATACAGCAAAAACCACAAAAATCTTTATCTAAAATATTCACTTTGGGTTCCAAATTACTCAAGACACTCAGTACTGGGTGTTATTGgagtttaaataaaaaatacttttcagatTACATGGGAAAAAGAAGACAACTGCATAAAGAAGAAAGACCATGGCTGCTTAATACATTTTATTCAGATCCATCGCTATACTTCACTGGAGTAACCATGGGTGGAGCTTTATTTGCAGGAGGAGAAGGTCTTCCAAAAGAAATTCTTGCAGGGCATTTTACCTCGGGGCGTGGACCGTTGAAGGGGCGGGTCTTCCTGCCGTCTGGACACCTCCCTGGCTTCTCCCATGAAGGGCGCTCCGCTGCCCTGGGAGGTCCACTCGTCGTACCACCAAGCAAGGAAAGTCAACaggctgtttttctttatttctgccacttcctgcatatgcttttaaaaagaaccagaggacaaaggaaagaacaatcAACCATCTGGCTCAACCAGCATTAAAGatacataattttttcctttaaaaaaaaagatgcaccAGAACAATAAATCACATTTCCATTTAAAGGATGAGAAAGAGAACACCTTAACGAAACTGCTctaattagagaaaaagaaaagttgagaatTTTCAATCAAGGAAAAAAACTGCTTGTTTTGCCCATAATCTTGGCTGAGATCCTTAATTAGAAGAGGTCAGGAAATCTATCATTTTCCCCGACAAGGGACTAGCACCTACGAAGACCCGGAGGTGGATCAGGCTAATTTAGCTTGGTTTTCCCATCTCTGGTCCTAACTCCTGGTTGTCCACAAATTGCTCTTCAAGACAGAGCAGATTGAGATATTATATTCTGGTCTTTCAAACTCCTTAGAAAGCTTTCTGTCTGATGATAAATGGCTTGTCTGAAACTCATCTGgtaatttcagagaaaaatccatttttaatgGTCAACTTTATGTACTCTTTCTTGGAcctttttcaaaatggaaaatagagaaaaataaatcacctCATGAAGTTACAAATTCTCACAATGAAAAATGTAATGATGTCAATTAATCTGAGCCAGTGAGAACATGTACTGTATATATAAATTAAGATTCTAGAAGTATGTGTGACTAATATGGCAGTGGCGGCTCCATGATTGCACTGCAATAGACTGATATAATCACTTAACATTTCAAAGACTAGCAGATGGAGATGGCCAGCATGAAGAAGCTCTGCTTCGCGTTTCAGAGCTTTCTAACAGACTTCCTAGGTTGGGACAACTGAACGTAAACGAGAACCAATGGACATCACCGTACCACAGGGCAGCCAAGGAGAGCACTACAAAGATCAGCCCCGAGTCCGTCCCGTACACACCCTCGGCTGTGGAGAGGCTGGGGAATCTGCAGGCATAGCCAAATATGCCTAGGAAAGAGTCAGCCAGAGGTGGACTAGCATGTAGCCAAGTCAGAGACTACTCACCCCGCCATCGTGGCCAGCAAGGCCACCCTCCAGGGGAAGGGCAGCAGCGGCACCTgcgaggagcagcagcagcagcagcaggcagaGGGGTGGTGGCATTCTGTGGGCCAACTGGCACTTCTCTCCAGCTCTGCGGCTGCGCATCTTTCTCAGCAGCCCTGAAATCAGTTTTGTGGACTTGGGCCTCTTCTTTTGGAGACTAGGGGGTTTCCAGCTCAACCTGCAGCTGTTTATTGCATATATACATGTCTAAAGCCTGAACCCACTTCCTCACACTCAAGCAGTGACGCACACGCCTGAGCAATCAGTGCCCACAAAAGCGCCTCTGGATTGGGTTTAACCCTTCATTAAAGCCTCAGAGCTTTTCCTGTGCTTACAGGGAATTTGCTCTTACTTTGCAATGTGTGTGCACTTGCTTCTGAAGTTCTCCTTCCTCATAATTATGCCTATGGCAAGCAGGAAGCCATGAGAACAAAACTAAGTGatttaacataatataaaattagcctttcttaaaataaaaaaaaaaggggccggccccgtggctgagtggttgagttcacgcactccgcttcggcagcccgggtttcgccggttcggatcctgggcacagacgtggcactgctcctcaggccatgctgaggcggcatcccacatgctacagctagaagggcccataactaaaaatacacaactatgtaccaggggactttggggagaaaaaggaaaaataaaatcttaaaaaaaaaaattagccttgGATAGGGGCCTAACATCTGAAATCCTGCCCACACGAAAGTGTGAGTGAATCTGCTACAGGCAGAAGAGACAAGCAGGCAATGGGGGCCTGGGGAGACGTGCAGAGCACCCACTGCTTCCACCAGACCGCAGGCAAGGGAGACACTGTCCTCCTGCCCAGGCCTTCTCAAATTGTGACGTGTAACCCAATTGTCTTCTTAagattaaaatgcagattctgatgcaGTAGTTACAAGGAGGGGCTGAGATTCCCACAGCTCTGACGAGcacccaggtgatgctgacactgGAGTAGCCAGGCTCAAgtccagtgtttttcaaactgctgcTGACCACTCACTAGCAGGTCATAAACTAgcccttttgtttttgcttgaggaagagattcaccctgagctaccacctgtgccaatcctcctctattttctatgtgggtcactgtcacaccatggctgatgagtggtgtaggtccacacctgggatctgaactcgtgaacccaggccacagggccagtcccaaaACTagcactttccttttttttttgaatgaaatagaaattagaGTGCATCAGGTGGAGTAAAGATAAATATTGTTTCGTGTGTGTGTCAGGTGTAAAACGTATTTCTTACTGAATGACCTACACTTGACCAGCTCCCAGGCTTACTCTCCTCCTgatgctgctgccactgctgagaACATGAACTCCTCTGTGCTGCCTCCTGACTGCTCCTCACAGGTCTCAGTTTCAGAAGCACCCAAAAAAATGCACAGACCCTCTTCACCCAACTGTGATAGCTAGTAAAGTCTGAGACATCTACTACAAACCTACTAAAGATGACCAGCATCCAAGGCAAGGTTCCAAATGGAAGTAAAGCAACCGCAGAGGTGATGGCTCTTTCCAGAAGTGAACACTGACATTTACAGTTTTCTAAAGTTCTGTTTCGTACCCCTTCACAAGGGAAATCTCAATCTTAAATTTCATTTCATCACAGCCTTGTTGTTTTAAGACCCTAGGTAAAATTGACATAGCCTGATGACCCATGGCTCATCCACTTCACGTTGCTTAGTCCTTTTTTTCTGTACCATAATTTTTTCCCTAAGATAATTCCCACATATAGTGTTAACATTTTTGAGAAATTCTTGCAGATGAGAAATTCATGGCAGCTCAGCCAGCTTCTTATATCCTTAGTATATTTTGCAGATTTTACTCAATGGACTCATTAAACATTCTGAGCACCTAGCATATACGTAGCACTACAAGGGACCCACGCCATCCACCCCAACAGGGTGGTTACAGCCTAGCTAAGGGGCAGGATACACACTCTACAAGTGAAAGGAAAGGCCATTTTCAGGGCAGCACTAAGTGTGCCGAGGAGGGGTGTGTGCTGCAGATggaggaaggtttttttttttaaagattggcacctgggctaacaactgttgccaatcttttttttttttttttcctgctttatctccccaaaccaccccccatacatagttgtatatgtatatcttagttgcaggtccttctagttatgggatgtgggacgccacctcaacgtggcctgaggagcagtgccatgtccgcgaccaggatctgaaccctgggccgccacagcggagcgcacgaatttaaccacttggccacggagccggccctcgGAGGAAGGTTTTGTCTTATCTTACTACTGACTGTTTGCAAGGAGGTGGCAACTTATCTTAGTACTTTAAGGTGAGGGCTCTAGACTAAACTCCTGGCTTTCTCATTTAATTAACTTCTctgtggcctcagtttcctcatctataaaatgaggatagggGCTAGcccaaggcctagtggttaaatttagtgcactctgcttcagtggcctgggttcggttcctgggcacagaatcacaccactcgtctgtcagtagccatgctgtggtggcagctcacatggaagaattACAAAAATTTGCAACtaaacacaactatgtactagggcttggcggtggggaaaggaagaaaaaggaggaagactggcaacagatgttagcttagggtcaatcttcccctgaaaaaaaccaaaacaaaaaggaactcattggggctggcccctggccgagtggttaagttcgcgcgctccgcagcaggcggcccagtgtttcgttggttcgaatcctgggcgtggacatggcactgctcaccaaaccacgctgaggcagcgtcccacataccacaactagaaggacccacaaggaagaatatacaactatgtaccggggggggctttggggagaaaaaggaaaaaatgaaatctttaaaaaaaaaacaaaaacaaaaaggaactcagtactgaattattttgaaaaacaaagattgcttactttaaagactttatttttcctttttctccccaaagccccccactatatagttgtctatatatatatttctttttttaaagattttatttttccttcttctctccaaagccacctggtacatagttgtatatatttttagttgtgggtccttctagttgtggcatgtgggatgccacctcagcatggcctgatgagcagtgccatgtccacgccaggatccaaacctgtgaaaccctgggcagccaaagcagagtgcacgaacttaaccactcagccaccgggccagccccaagactgcTTATTCTAAAGGGCAGAACTAGGACCTAGATAGAAGTGAGAAAGTGGAAGACTTTTCTCTACATACAGAAGAAACTTGTAACAATTAGTGTCCAATAACAGAAAGGGCTGTCTGTCCCTGGAGGAGTtcagcagagccaggatgcaaATCTAAGTCTGTCAACCTTTGGAAAGCACAAAGTGTCTATAGCTAGTCTCTAAACTCTCCTTGACCAGCAGTTTAAAGGGAGCTTATCCAAAAATGAAACTGCTAACATATGGATCTCTGACTGGAACGACTATAAGGATGGAAGGCTTTATGATTCCCATTTCTTTCACTGATATAACACACAGATGTTTTATTATCTGAGATCAAATGATTAGTTAATTGTAGAACCTGAAAATTATGAAGTTTGGATTCAATGCTTTACTGTGACTATGACTTATCCTCTCCCTTTGAGAGTTAGACTTGGGGGTGTCTTTTGTGAATCATATTTCGGCAGGAATGATATAAGTTATCCAACTACAtgcatttttctctcttgctccctctacAGTCAGTACCCAGAATGTGAATCTCTACTGGTCAACAGATCCCGGGCACTTGGTTAACCTCTTCAAGCTTTGGTTTGCACAtgagtaaaatggagataatcagaTCTATCCTGATAAAGTTGTGAAGATCCAATGAGGTACTAAATGGAGCACccagagcagtgtctggcacacagaaagGGCTGTGAGGATGCCCATCCCTTTTCTTATCCCTATTGCTCCATTAGGCAAAAGGCAAGCTCTGGACCTCtaagaaatgccaaagagaagacagcagaacTGGGGCTCTCGGAAGCCTCATCTCTCACAAACTGAAACAGAGGAGACACACTGAAATGTTTTGGAGTAGTCCAGGTTTTCCTCTCAAGCAAAACTTCTGTCCAGTAGAACCACAGTTTAATTACAAAATAGCCAGAGAAAAGTCACATAAACTGTGTTTCTGGAgaaaaattacctttaaaaagtaaaaaggatcttttccaaACAGCTACCTTTTTACTTTGTGATCACAAGAGACATGGGTTTAAAAACAACATTGGTAatcaaaagaactaaataaatatagctttgttcattttttaggGACTGTCAGCCTGAAAAATTctgtaaaagaataagaaataactataatttttacttgaaaaagtcAACCATATTTAATTGCTGACACAATTTCATTAATTGCAATAGATATAACTTCCCGTATATACCAAACACATGCCTCTTTTATGTACGTAAGACATGGGAGTATTTTGCTTAAGAGTTTCcagttctccttttttttttgaggaagattagccctgagctaacatctgctgccaatcctcctctttttgctgaggaagactggccctgagtaaacatccgtgcccatcttctttatagatgctttatatgtgggacacctgccacagcatggcatgtcaagcggtgccatgtccgcaccggggatccaaaccagtaaaccctgggctgccaaagtggaacgtgcacacttaactgctgcaccaccaggccagcccctctagttgTCTTTTAAACTAGCTTTTGCAGTCAATGACTTGGAGAATACAGCACAAAATGCCTcttagcccttttttttttttttaaatctccactcAACTCTTTAAAATTCCCTTTGTGGCAATACACATTTTTGGTGGCTCTACCTGCTGAAGGCTGCTTTTTTCCAGTGGTGACAGtttaattctcactttccactactccagcctctgcttgctctgttgaatttttattttcatcctctgacttctttttcttctttgcttttcgtTCTAGGTTAAACTGAgcaatctcttcatttttctctgtgatATATTTTAGctacaaaaaaaatgtaaagaattatatttttatctgGTTGTAAAGCCATTTTATAAGCCTAAGGGGGGGGGGAAATATATACCTGCTCCCAACAACTCCTGCCCAGAGAATTTGGGTGGAAAAGCCTGGGTTATATTCCTTAGACTTAAATAGAGCTTCACAATTTTTTCTGGAAGAAGGAATCAACTGCAAAAATCAACTTACTACTACTCACATATCCTACCAAATAGGTAAGAATTCCTTGAGGAAGCAAAAGAATTAAAACCTGGAGCTTGCTGAAGGCATGCCAATTACAAATACACTGTACAAAGCACAAATATAGTCAACATCTCCCCAAATCTATCCAACTAAAATTACTGAGcaactactgtgtgccagatattAGGGATACAAGGTAAACAGGACaaggtccctgtcctcagggaggaTTTAGTCAAATGCATAAATTTAGCTGCAACTCTTCAGTAATAAGCTTCTGTcagatgaaagaaattaagagtccaaaataaaaacaatattctgaaataaacaaatatgcaATAGGCAGATAACTTCCCAATTAATATTCTAAGATGTGCTGAATTGACCATTCCTTTGCAAAAGATAGAAACTGCTCACTGAAGCAGACCGAGTAACAGTTATGACACTGCACAGAAttgatggagagagagatgtcTTTCTCAGCACCGCCAGGCACCGTGGCTGTTTTACTTAGGAATCATATCATCCTTAACCTTGACCCAAACTTTGGAGAAGGGATATTAGAATAGCAGAAGTAGAAAAGAGACCCAGTGGAAATAGCGTTGTTAGATGGCTAAAGTTTAGATGGCTAAGGGTTAGATGGCTAATGTTCAGCTATCAACCAGAGAGCTTTGTATTTAACTTTGGAAAGTTCCTGAATTCCAGGTGCCTGCCCTATAAAATGGGGCTGATGAGTTGTGTTATTGAaa
This genomic interval carries:
- the CORT gene encoding cortistatin, coding for MRSRRAGEKCQLAHRMPPPLCLLLLLLLLAGAAAALPLEGGLAGHDGGHMQEVAEIKKNSLLTFLAWWYDEWTSQGSGAPFMGEAREVSRRQEDPPLQRSTPRGKMPCKNFFWKTFSSCK